The window GCCGATCAGTTCCTTGGTGGCCACCGACCAGTCGCGCTCGCAGCCCTCTTCGTGCGACGACGAGGTGCGCAGCTTGATCGGCCAGTACGGCCATACGAGCGGCTTGTTTTCTTCTTCCGGCGGCTGGGGCAGCAGTTCGAACTGGGTCACCGAGGTGGCGCCGTGGCGGTTCGAGGTGCCGACGCAGTCGGAACCGGTGTCGCCACCGCCGATCACGATCACGTGCTTGCCTTCGGCGCGGATCTCGTTGGCACCGTCGCCGGCCACTTCCTTGTTCTGCGGGATCAGGAATTCCAGCGCGTAGTGCACGCCGGACAGGTCACGGCCCGGCACCGGCAGGTCGCGCGGCACTTCCGAGCCGCCGGCCAGCACCACGGCGTCGAACTGCTCCATCAGGGCCTTGGCCGAGATGGTCTCGCGCGCATAGTTCTTGATTCCCGCCGGCAGTGCGCCGTCGGTCACCATCACGCCCGCGCGGAAGGTCACGCCTTCGGCCTGCATCTGCTCGATGCGGCGGTCGATCAGCGACTTCTCCATCTTGAAGTCGGGGATGCCGTAGCGCAGCAGGCCGCCGATGCGGTCGTTCTTCTCGAACACCGTGACGTCATGGCCGGCACGTGCCAGTTGCTGCGCGGCAGCCAGGCCGGCGGGCCCCGAACCGACCACGGCGACGGTCTTGCCGGTCTTGTGCTTGGGCGCCTGCGGCGCGACCCAGCCCTCTTCCCAGGCCTTGTCGATGATGGCGTGCTCGATCGACTTGATGCCCACCGGCAGCTCGTTGATGCCGAGCGTGCAGGCGGCCTCGCACGGTGCCGGGCAGATGCGGCCGGTGAATTCGGGGAAATTGTTGGTCTGGTGCAGCACTTCGATCGCCGACTTCCAGTCCTGGCGGTACACCAGGTCGTTGAAGTCGGGAATGATGTTGTTGACCGGGCAGCCGTTGTTGCAGAACGGAATGCCGCAGTCCATGCAGCGCGCGCCCTGGATCTTCGCTTCGCTGTCGGACAGCGCGAAGACGAATTCCTTGTAGTGCTTCACGCGCTTGACTACGGATTCGTAGCCTTCGTTCTGGCGCGGAAATTCGAGAAAGCCAGTCGCCTTACCCATGTTGCGTCCTTGGTCTTGCTGCGCGGCGCCGGCGCATCGGCCGGCCCCGCTATGAGGTCAGTATCTGGTCGGATCCGCGGCGCAGCGCGCCGCGGTCCGTGCTGGTCGGAGAGCCCGCTTCAGGCAGCGATCGCTTCGCGGCCGCTGTCCTTGGCTTCCTGCTCCTTGGCATACATCTCGCCCAGCGCGCGCTTGTACTCGGTCGGGAAGACCTTGACGAACTTGCGGCGCGCGGTGGTCCAGTCGGCCAGCAGCGCCTTGGCGCGTTCGGAGCCGGTGAAGCGGAAGTGCTGCTCGATCAGCTGGCGCAGGATGACTTCGTCCACCTGGCGCTCGCCACCGACCTTGTGCCAGGTGGCAGGCGACTGGCCCTTCTCCTGGTCGGCCGCGGCCAGCACCGCTTCCAGCGCCACCATCGAGGTGTTGCAGCGCTTGTCGAACAGGCCGTCCTCGTCGTAGACGTAGGCCACGCCGCCCGACATGCCAGCCGCGAAGTTGCGGCCGGTGCCGCCCAGCACAACCACGGTACCGCCGGTCATGTACTCGCAGCCATGGTCGCCGGTGCCTTCCACCACGGCCATCGCGCCGGAGTTGCGCACCGCGAAGCGCTCGCCGGCCACGCCGTTGAAGAAGGCCTCGCCGGCGATGGCGCCGTACAGCACGGTGTTGCCGACGATGATGTTGCGGGTCGGGTCGCCGCGGAACTCGTGCGGGGCACGCACGATCACGCGGCCGCCCGACAGGCCCTTGCCCACGTAGTCATTGCCGTCGCCCACCAGGTCCAGCGTGATGCCGTGCGCCAGGAACGCCCCGAACGACTGGCCGGCGGTGCCCTGCAGCTGGATGTGGATGGTGTCGTCAGGCAGGCCTTCATGGCCGTACTGCTT of the Cupriavidus malaysiensis genome contains:
- a CDS encoding glutamate synthase subunit beta, encoding MGKATGFLEFPRQNEGYESVVKRVKHYKEFVFALSDSEAKIQGARCMDCGIPFCNNGCPVNNIIPDFNDLVYRQDWKSAIEVLHQTNNFPEFTGRICPAPCEAACTLGINELPVGIKSIEHAIIDKAWEEGWVAPQAPKHKTGKTVAVVGSGPAGLAAAQQLARAGHDVTVFEKNDRIGGLLRYGIPDFKMEKSLIDRRIEQMQAEGVTFRAGVMVTDGALPAGIKNYARETISAKALMEQFDAVVLAGGSEVPRDLPVPGRDLSGVHYALEFLIPQNKEVAGDGANEIRAEGKHVIVIGGGDTGSDCVGTSNRHGATSVTQFELLPQPPEEENKPLVWPYWPIKLRTSSSHEEGCERDWSVATKELIGENGKVTGLKACRVEWKDGKMQEVPGSEFTLKADLVLLAMGFTNPVGSMLEAFGVDTDARKNAKAATEGERAYQTNVAKVFAAGDVRRGQSLVVWAIREGRQAARSVDAFLMGHSELPR